A genomic segment from Peribacillus sp. ACCC06369 encodes:
- a CDS encoding SRPBCC family protein, which yields MQAVIEKEGKGIIARFDRQLHHSVEKVWGALTENDKVEKWMSNLEMKDLRKGGTIKFNFNNGSGESFDMKIRDFRESAVLDFEWGEGWVRFEVSPEKDGCSLVLKESITPVNDHTSKDLAGWHVCLDMLSDLLDGQYQDFPMDEWEKWHKEYIVAVKRIGG from the coding sequence GTGCAAGCAGTAATCGAAAAAGAAGGTAAAGGAATCATCGCAAGATTCGATCGCCAGCTTCATCATTCGGTGGAAAAGGTATGGGGTGCTTTAACGGAGAATGATAAGGTGGAAAAGTGGATGTCCAACCTGGAAATGAAGGACCTTCGAAAAGGCGGGACGATAAAATTCAATTTCAATAATGGGTCAGGGGAATCTTTTGATATGAAGATAAGGGATTTTCGGGAATCTGCCGTTTTAGATTTTGAATGGGGGGAAGGCTGGGTTCGTTTCGAGGTATCCCCTGAAAAGGATGGATGCTCATTAGTATTGAAAGAATCCATCACGCCGGTTAATGATCATACATCAAAAGATTTGGCAGGCTGGCATGTTTGCCTCGATATGTTAAGTGATTTACTGGATGGTCAATATCAGGACTTTCCAATGGATGAATGGGAAAAATGGCATAAGGAATATATCGTCGCCGTTAAACGTATTGGTGGATGA